Proteins from a genomic interval of Treponema succinifaciens DSM 2489:
- a CDS encoding peptidase U32 family protein, with amino-acid sequence MELLSPAGNVEKLKYGYIYGADAVYIGLKNFSLRVKADNFYEDEYKKVCELKKQFPGKKLHCALNIAFHNDEIDRLIQNIPYFKNYPIDAFIVQDLGIVPILQKEFPKAALHLSTQASCMNREAVKVYKSLGFSRVVMGREASLKEIAEIKNSVPEMEIECFVHGAMCIAYSGRCLMSAYLNGRSAQEGFCSHTCRWDYDVLASLGENAKQISESGNLVLREHKRPDEFFPVYEGENFTAVLSSKDLCMIDHLADLKNAGVDSLKIEGRMKSVYYVALITRAYRKAIDALEGKIPQEEATPFVEELYKVSHRPFATGFYYNKSDADVAVSGASDSPFELSAEFGNELSLQDENSILEKAALNKKIRDEKYNSLCPEAKAAADKRFAEHPDLNLPFAEKIDGFKMYSFESLNMITKSTELEIVSPDTVAQKILWGKDFVLVNPENGELYNWVCNGHSCVFYTRLKLQQGSLLRSKDPDYIEGKFRDSGR; translated from the coding sequence ATGGAACTTCTTTCTCCTGCTGGAAATGTTGAAAAACTTAAGTACGGATATATTTACGGCGCTGATGCTGTTTACATTGGACTGAAAAATTTTTCTTTGCGTGTTAAGGCAGACAATTTTTATGAAGATGAATATAAAAAAGTCTGCGAACTAAAAAAACAGTTCCCCGGAAAAAAACTTCACTGCGCATTGAACATTGCGTTTCATAATGACGAGATTGACAGGCTGATTCAAAATATTCCGTATTTTAAAAATTATCCGATTGATGCTTTTATTGTTCAGGATTTGGGAATTGTTCCGATTCTTCAAAAAGAATTTCCAAAAGCGGCATTGCATCTTTCAACGCAAGCAAGCTGCATGAACCGTGAAGCTGTAAAAGTTTATAAGTCGCTGGGATTCAGCAGAGTTGTAATGGGACGCGAGGCTTCTTTAAAAGAAATTGCTGAAATAAAAAACTCAGTTCCAGAAATGGAAATTGAATGTTTTGTTCATGGCGCAATGTGCATCGCATATTCCGGCCGCTGCTTGATGAGTGCGTATTTAAATGGACGTAGTGCGCAGGAAGGATTTTGCAGCCATACTTGCCGCTGGGATTATGATGTTCTTGCAAGCCTTGGAGAAAATGCCAAGCAAATTTCAGAAAGTGGAAATCTTGTTTTGCGTGAACATAAACGCCCTGATGAATTTTTTCCAGTTTATGAAGGAGAAAATTTTACAGCCGTGTTGTCGTCAAAAGATTTGTGCATGATAGATCATCTTGCGGATTTAAAGAATGCCGGCGTGGATTCGCTTAAAATTGAAGGACGAATGAAAAGTGTCTATTACGTTGCCTTGATTACGCGGGCTTACAGAAAGGCGATTGATGCGCTTGAAGGAAAAATTCCGCAGGAGGAAGCAACGCCTTTTGTTGAAGAACTTTATAAAGTAAGCCATCGTCCGTTTGCCACAGGATTTTATTATAATAAATCTGATGCGGATGTTGCGGTAAGCGGCGCAAGCGACAGTCCGTTTGAACTTTCCGCGGAATTTGGAAACGAGCTTTCTTTGCAGGATGAAAACTCTATTCTTGAAAAAGCCGCGCTGAATAAAAAAATTCGTGATGAAAAATACAATTCGCTTTGCCCGGAAGCAAAAGCCGCCGCCGACAAAAGATTTGCAGAGCATCCTGATTTGAATCTTCCTTTCGCTGAAAAAATTGACGGATTTAAAATGTACAGCTTTGAAAGCCTTAACATGATCACAAAATCCACAGAACTTGAAATTGTTTCTCCCGACACTGTTGCGCAGAAAATTTTATGGGGAAAAGATTTTGTGCTTGTGAATCCAGAAAACGGCGAATTGTACAATTGGGTTTGCAACGGGCATTCTTGCGTTTTCTATACAAGGCTGAAACTTCAGCAGGGAAGTTTGCTTCGCTCAAAAGATCCTGATTATATTGAAGGAAAATTCAGAGACAGCGGAAGATAA
- a CDS encoding alpha/beta hydrolase fold domain-containing protein: MEIKVDRKAAVKKLKALVLSPKNEVEAFRSKLEKKFKADFIPNHVERTEKKIGGVKCDILVPEIFASNRIVIYVHGGSFVGGSRDSWRSFCSIFANAVSAKVVVPEFRLAPSYPFPSSIEDVEKVFSGILEDDESKEIILAADGSGASIALGLMLRTEEKKRSLVSKIILISPWLDLSTENLSNKKIRDEILGNEDLRHASDLYTYSSNLKNIQVSPLFASENDFSTFPEVYIQCGEKEILLDSAESLAKKIIYSGGKCVLDVWPEMMFMFQMADEFLLESHEAVEKIGHYINKRNGLSESEIKERERLMRENNIAVE; the protein is encoded by the coding sequence ATGGAAATCAAAGTTGACAGAAAGGCCGCAGTAAAAAAACTTAAGGCTTTGGTTTTGTCTCCAAAAAACGAAGTTGAGGCTTTTAGAAGCAAGCTGGAAAAAAAATTCAAAGCGGATTTTATTCCGAATCATGTTGAGCGCACTGAGAAAAAAATCGGCGGCGTAAAATGCGATATTCTTGTTCCTGAAATTTTTGCTTCGAACAGGATTGTGATTTATGTTCACGGTGGTTCTTTTGTTGGAGGTTCGCGGGACAGCTGGAGAAGTTTTTGCTCAATCTTTGCAAATGCTGTTTCTGCAAAAGTTGTTGTGCCGGAATTCAGACTTGCTCCTTCTTATCCTTTTCCTTCTTCAATTGAAGATGTTGAAAAAGTTTTCAGCGGAATTTTAGAAGATGATGAATCTAAGGAAATTATTCTTGCGGCAGACGGAAGCGGTGCGAGCATTGCGTTGGGACTTATGCTTAGGACTGAAGAAAAAAAACGCAGCTTGGTTTCAAAAATAATTTTGATTTCTCCTTGGCTTGATCTTTCAACTGAAAATCTTTCGAATAAAAAAATCCGCGATGAAATTTTGGGAAATGAAGATTTGCGTCATGCATCTGATCTTTACACTTATTCTTCCAATTTAAAAAATATTCAGGTTTCGCCTTTGTTTGCTTCTGAAAATGATTTTTCAACTTTTCCTGAAGTTTATATTCAGTGTGGCGAAAAAGAAATTCTTCTTGACAGCGCAGAAAGTTTGGCGAAGAAAATTATTTATTCAGGCGGAAAATGTGTTTTGGATGTCTGGCCGGAAATGATGTTTATGTTTCAGATGGCGGATGAATTTTTGCTTGAGTCGCACGAGGCTGTTGAAAAAATCGGACACTACATAAACAAAAGAAACGGACTTTCAGAAAGCGAAATAAAAGAGCGGGAACGTCTTATGCGTGAAAATAATATCGCGGTGGAATAA
- the metA gene encoding homoserine O-acetyltransferase MetA, with amino-acid sequence MPIRIDSDLPARSTLENENIFVMTEERAVSQDIRPLKIAIVNLMPTKEVTETQLLRLLSNTPLQIDISLVQMKGHISKNTDKNHLEKFYMSSEEIFSRKFDGMIITGAPVEQIPFEQVDYWNELCKIMDYAKKNVFCTLYICWGAMAGLYYLHGINKHIVEKKYSGIFYSKLLDSKEPLMRGFDDYFPVPTSRYTKILTEDIASNEKLSLLAYSETTGVTLAKSKDNRSIFMTGHLEYDPETLAEEYKRDLKKGINPSMPENYFTDNDPSKPIFSKWRSTAHLFYSNWLNYYVYQETPYRFTGV; translated from the coding sequence ATGCCAATCAGAATTGATTCCGACCTTCCAGCCAGAAGCACTCTTGAAAATGAAAATATATTTGTGATGACAGAAGAGCGCGCAGTTTCCCAAGATATACGTCCGCTCAAAATTGCGATTGTAAATTTAATGCCGACAAAGGAAGTTACAGAAACTCAGCTTCTTAGGCTTCTTTCAAATACTCCGCTTCAAATTGACATTTCGCTTGTGCAGATGAAAGGACACATTTCAAAAAACACAGACAAAAATCATCTGGAAAAATTCTATATGTCATCGGAAGAAATCTTCAGCAGGAAATTTGACGGAATGATTATAACAGGCGCGCCGGTAGAGCAGATTCCATTTGAGCAAGTTGACTACTGGAATGAACTTTGCAAAATAATGGACTACGCGAAAAAAAATGTTTTCTGTACACTTTACATTTGCTGGGGTGCAATGGCAGGACTTTATTATCTGCACGGAATAAACAAGCACATTGTTGAAAAAAAGTATTCAGGAATTTTTTACTCAAAACTTTTAGACTCAAAAGAACCTTTAATGCGCGGCTTTGATGATTATTTTCCAGTTCCAACTTCGCGCTACACAAAAATACTCACAGAAGATATTGCGTCAAATGAAAAACTTTCGCTGCTTGCATATTCAGAAACAACTGGAGTTACACTTGCAAAGTCAAAAGACAACAGAAGTATTTTTATGACAGGCCACTTGGAATATGACCCTGAAACATTGGCAGAAGAATACAAGCGAGATTTAAAAAAAGGAATAAATCCATCAATGCCGGAAAATTATTTTACAGACAATGATCCTTCCAAGCCGATTTTTTCAAAATGGAGAAGCACAGCGCACTTGTTCTATTCAAACTGGCTGAACTACTACGTATACCAAGAAACTCCATATAGGTTTACTGGAGTATAA
- a CDS encoding DNA-methyltransferase, protein MEKKERAANNRTLTLEPEEIEDLKSRLLTESNISAETDIVNRTLNGDILKMLEFTPDGFADLIIIDPPYNLSKNFNGMKFASRSQEGYDEYLATWFPAVCKKLKSNGSLYICGDWKCTSSLQRAVERELTVLNRITWQREKGRGAKSNWKNGMEDIWFAVKNPADYYFDVEAVKMKRKVLAPYKADGKPKDWDEESEGNFRLTYPSNFWDDISVPFWSMPENTDHPTQKPEKLYAKLILASSRPGDIVFDPFLGSGTASVVAKKLGRRFCGIEQNEEYCLWAEKRLALAETDKSIQGYSDGVFWERNSGKWQGK, encoded by the coding sequence ATGGAAAAAAAAGAACGCGCGGCAAACAACAGGACATTGACGCTTGAACCAGAGGAAATTGAAGACTTGAAAAGCCGCCTGCTCACCGAATCGAATATTTCTGCGGAAACGGACATCGTGAACCGCACACTGAACGGCGATATTCTGAAAATGCTTGAGTTTACACCGGACGGATTCGCCGACCTGATTATCATTGATCCGCCGTACAATCTTTCCAAAAATTTCAACGGAATGAAGTTCGCCTCGCGCTCGCAGGAAGGCTATGACGAATATCTGGCGACATGGTTTCCGGCTGTGTGCAAAAAGCTCAAATCCAACGGCTCGCTTTATATTTGCGGCGACTGGAAATGCACTTCCTCTCTTCAGCGTGCTGTTGAAAGGGAACTTACAGTTCTGAACAGGATTACCTGGCAGCGTGAAAAAGGACGCGGAGCAAAGTCAAACTGGAAGAACGGAATGGAAGACATCTGGTTTGCGGTAAAAAATCCTGCCGACTATTATTTTGATGTTGAGGCCGTAAAGATGAAGCGGAAAGTCCTTGCGCCGTACAAGGCTGACGGAAAGCCGAAGGACTGGGATGAGGAATCGGAGGGAAACTTCCGGCTTACGTATCCTTCCAATTTTTGGGACGATATTTCAGTTCCGTTCTGGTCAATGCCCGAAAACACCGACCATCCTACGCAAAAGCCCGAAAAACTTTACGCTAAGCTGATTCTTGCAAGCTCGCGCCCCGGCGACATCGTGTTTGACCCGTTTTTGGGAAGCGGCACTGCAAGCGTTGTGGCAAAAAAGCTCGGCCGGCGCTTCTGCGGAATCGAACAGAACGAAGAATATTGCCTTTGGGCAGAAAAACGCCTTGCCCTCGCGGAAACCGACAAGTCCATCCAGGGCTACAGCGACGGCGTTTTCTGGGAACGAAATTCGGGTAAGTGGCAGGGGAAGTAG
- a CDS encoding DUF2130 domain-containing protein, which translates to MNIKCPNCGQLIALEQNVYDSIANDVRNEQFEKELEKRAVSLSKEKDAAVQLAVSKAQNEKEKEIAALEAKLSKIAAEFEAEKQKSKSEFQAALAEKNQQITKISAELGAAKEKSQSEMKIALASKEQEIALLNEKISSGKRDSEIAVKSAVQDKEKEIIQLKSDFAVLENKSKSEVSYIKEQFSAQLKAKDEEIAFYKDFKAKESTKQIGEDLEQFCLTEFNKNRALGFQNSYFEKDNKVSRASGSKGDFIFREASGDGVEFISIMFEMKNQADETATKHKNEDFLKELDKDRNEKGCEYAVLVSMLESDNDYYNTGIVDVSYKYPKMYVIRPQFFIPVITFLRNAAMNTLESKRELRRIQEQNMDITHFEEDLNKFKDGFSRNYDLASRKFMSAVEQIDKAISNLQKMKEDLLSSENNYRLANNKLEDLTVKKLVKNNPTMKQKFNELKGE; encoded by the coding sequence ATGAATATAAAGTGTCCTAACTGCGGGCAGCTGATTGCACTGGAGCAGAATGTTTATGATTCGATTGCGAACGATGTGCGCAACGAGCAGTTTGAAAAAGAGCTCGAAAAACGCGCGGTATCCTTGAGCAAGGAAAAAGATGCTGCGGTTCAGCTTGCGGTCTCAAAGGCACAGAACGAAAAGGAAAAGGAAATTGCGGCTCTGGAAGCTAAGCTTTCAAAAATTGCGGCGGAATTTGAGGCGGAAAAGCAAAAGTCAAAATCGGAATTTCAGGCTGCGCTGGCGGAAAAAAATCAGCAGATTACCAAGATTTCCGCGGAACTTGGAGCGGCAAAGGAAAAGTCGCAGTCGGAGATGAAAATAGCTCTTGCCTCAAAGGAACAGGAAATCGCGCTTTTGAATGAAAAGATTAGTTCGGGCAAACGTGATTCTGAGATTGCAGTGAAATCCGCAGTTCAGGACAAGGAAAAGGAAATAATTCAGCTTAAAAGCGACTTTGCGGTGCTTGAAAATAAATCGAAAAGCGAAGTGTCTTATATAAAAGAGCAGTTTTCGGCGCAGCTCAAGGCGAAGGACGAGGAAATTGCGTTCTACAAGGACTTCAAGGCGAAGGAATCGACTAAACAGATTGGCGAGGATTTGGAGCAGTTCTGTCTTACTGAGTTCAACAAGAACCGTGCGCTTGGTTTTCAGAATTCGTATTTTGAAAAGGACAACAAGGTTTCGCGTGCTTCGGGAAGCAAGGGCGACTTTATTTTTAGGGAAGCGAGCGGCGACGGTGTGGAATTCATTTCAATTATGTTCGAGATGAAAAATCAGGCTGACGAGACGGCGACTAAGCACAAGAACGAGGATTTCTTAAAGGAGCTGGACAAGGACAGGAACGAGAAGGGCTGCGAGTATGCGGTTCTGGTTTCTATGCTTGAAAGCGACAATGACTACTACAACACTGGAATTGTGGACGTTTCGTACAAATATCCAAAGATGTACGTAATCCGCCCGCAGTTTTTTATTCCGGTGATTACTTTTCTGCGGAACGCTGCTATGAATACTCTTGAGTCTAAGCGTGAACTTAGGCGTATTCAGGAACAGAACATGGACATCACTCACTTTGAGGAAGACTTGAACAAATTCAAGGACGGATTCAGCCGAAACTACGACCTTGCAAGCCGTAAATTCATGAGCGCAGTTGAACAGATTGACAAGGCGATTTCAAATCTGCAGAAGATGAAGGAGGATTTGCTTAGCTCCGAGAATAACTATCGTCTTGCGAACAACAAGCTTGAAGATTTGACCGTGAAAAAGCTTGTGAAAAACAATCCCACAATGAAGCAGAAGTTCAACGAACTGAAAGGGGAATGA
- a CDS encoding master DNA invertase Mpi family serine-type recombinase: MVYGYIRVSTDRQTVENQRFEILRFCKKNSLEVGAWIEETISGTLTPDKRELGRLLSHIRKDDLIICSELSRLGRSLFMIMSILNLIMEKGARIWTIKDSYRLGDDIQSKVLAFAFGLSAEIERNLISQRTKEALALKRAQNVHLGRPKGRKNNGHLLDGAEFQIKTMHRWGMSINRIAHFVGVSRNTIRRCLRA, from the coding sequence ATGGTTTACGGTTACATTCGGGTCAGCACGGACAGACAGACGGTGGAAAACCAGCGGTTCGAGATTCTGCGGTTCTGCAAAAAGAATTCGCTTGAGGTGGGAGCCTGGATTGAGGAGACAATCAGCGGAACGCTCACGCCGGACAAACGCGAGCTGGGCAGGCTTCTTTCGCACATTCGCAAAGACGACCTGATTATATGCAGCGAACTTTCGCGTCTAGGCAGAAGTCTTTTTATGATTATGTCGATTCTGAACCTGATTATGGAAAAGGGCGCGCGGATCTGGACGATAAAGGACAGCTACCGCCTCGGAGACGACATTCAGTCCAAGGTTCTTGCGTTCGCGTTCGGACTTAGCGCGGAAATCGAGCGCAACCTGATAAGCCAACGCACAAAGGAAGCCCTCGCGCTCAAAAGGGCGCAGAACGTGCATCTCGGCCGTCCCAAGGGAAGAAAAAACAACGGGCATCTTCTGGACGGCGCGGAATTCCAGATAAAGACAATGCACCGCTGGGGCATGAGCATAAACCGAATCGCGCATTTTGTGGGTGTCTCCCGCAACACAATAAGAAGATGCCTGAGGGCGTAA
- a CDS encoding helix-turn-helix domain-containing protein produces MGKQKFSIEFKLEVIGKYEMGTCGYKKLAKMYGLSRDTVRSWVLNPKLNPKKNSEEETTEQ; encoded by the coding sequence ATGGGAAAGCAGAAATTTTCTATAGAGTTTAAGCTTGAAGTTATAGGAAAGTACGAGATGGGAACTTGCGGCTACAAAAAGCTTGCAAAGATGTACGGACTTTCCCGGGACACTGTGCGCAGCTGGGTCTTGAATCCAAAGTTAAACCCTAAAAAGAATTCAGAAGAAGAAACTACTGAGCAATAA
- a CDS encoding methyl-accepting chemotaxis protein: MQKKLFSSLKARLLVSILSIIIVSNLFLVCFLFVNSRNELMKSLAEQNSSFTYSTALQIHNINDREYKMLDSLSKLPLIRDESVDIRKKWEMINAISKEDSSYIGMAIYDEKGIGYTTTGKYQDLHTREYLTKALKGNVAILDPNWSPVNGKLSTFYAVPFYGQDSRQAGAVVDSLGLCQTVSEMIMGKNSHPYVINIKTGKYVAHSDVEFLKQEKSLYDNVPAELESVIMKIKSGEFGSEFCVDKNTKKEYSVSYYPVGGYTDWTVICSAPADDFLGGLNRLFLLAVVIFCVFTFFAVFIVSAFVLKLLKPLNVLKSSIKMIASGNGDLTKRIEIYSDDEIGEVVSGFNEFIEKLHKIISDVKASKDRLLCFDSKLQCSAENSNSSISNIVSNIDIVNEEISKQSNCVDATTDSVREVADNISRLDSLVLEQAKGTENASAAVEEMVGNIHSVNNSVEKMAERFEMLLLDAQNGSSMQDNVSEKIAHIAGKSASLQDANAVIASIAEQTNLLAMNAAIEAAHAGEAGKGFSVVADEIRKLSETSSSQSHSISEQLSGIQNSISDVVSASEESTKSFDSVVEEIEATNQLMQEIKNAMLEQQEGSSQINESLAIMRDSSNEFKSKYETMNEKNKSILEEVSKLKEATSVMNIRISEMEQDICSVSDTGKSLFKISNDMSDSIRNIGSRIDEFKV; this comes from the coding sequence ATGCAAAAAAAACTTTTTTCGAGCCTAAAGGCACGCCTTTTAGTTTCCATTCTTTCAATAATTATTGTTTCAAATTTGTTTCTTGTTTGCTTTTTATTTGTAAATTCACGAAACGAACTTATGAAATCCCTTGCTGAACAAAACTCAAGCTTCACGTATTCTACCGCACTGCAGATTCACAACATAAATGACAGGGAGTACAAAATGCTTGATTCCCTTTCAAAACTGCCGCTTATTCGTGATGAATCTGTAGACATTAGAAAAAAATGGGAAATGATAAATGCCATTAGCAAGGAAGATTCTTCTTATATTGGAATGGCAATTTATGATGAGAAAGGCATAGGTTATACAACTACAGGAAAATATCAGGACTTGCACACAAGAGAATATTTAACAAAAGCCCTAAAAGGAAACGTTGCTATTCTTGATCCAAACTGGAGTCCCGTAAATGGAAAGCTTTCGACTTTTTACGCTGTTCCTTTTTATGGTCAGGACAGCCGGCAGGCAGGTGCTGTTGTAGATAGCCTTGGACTTTGCCAGACAGTTTCTGAGATGATTATGGGAAAAAATTCTCATCCTTATGTAATTAATATTAAGACTGGAAAATATGTGGCGCACTCCGATGTTGAGTTTTTAAAGCAGGAAAAAAGCCTTTATGACAATGTTCCGGCAGAGCTTGAATCTGTTATAATGAAAATAAAATCTGGAGAATTTGGCTCTGAATTCTGCGTTGATAAAAATACAAAAAAAGAATACAGCGTTTCTTATTATCCTGTAGGCGGATATACTGACTGGACTGTAATCTGTTCTGCTCCTGCTGATGACTTTTTGGGTGGACTGAACAGGCTTTTTTTGCTTGCTGTTGTGATTTTCTGTGTATTTACGTTTTTTGCGGTTTTCATAGTTTCAGCATTCGTCTTGAAACTTTTGAAGCCGCTTAATGTTTTAAAATCTTCTATAAAAATGATTGCTTCTGGAAATGGAGATTTGACAAAAAGAATCGAAATTTATTCAGATGATGAAATTGGTGAGGTTGTTTCCGGATTCAATGAGTTTATAGAAAAATTGCATAAAATTATAAGCGATGTAAAGGCTTCAAAGGATAGGCTTCTTTGTTTTGATTCAAAGTTGCAGTGTTCGGCAGAAAACTCAAATTCTTCTATTTCAAATATTGTTTCAAATATTGATATAGTGAATGAGGAAATTTCAAAGCAGTCAAATTGTGTGGATGCTACAACTGATTCTGTACGCGAAGTTGCGGACAATATAAGCAGGCTGGATAGTCTTGTGCTTGAGCAGGCAAAAGGCACAGAAAATGCATCTGCCGCTGTTGAAGAAATGGTTGGAAATATTCATTCTGTAAATAATTCTGTTGAAAAGATGGCTGAAAGATTTGAAATGCTTCTTTTGGATGCTCAGAACGGCTCTTCTATGCAGGACAATGTTAGTGAAAAAATAGCGCACATAGCGGGAAAATCGGCAAGTCTTCAGGATGCGAATGCTGTTATTGCATCTATTGCTGAACAGACGAATCTTCTTGCTATGAATGCCGCAATTGAAGCTGCTCATGCAGGAGAGGCTGGTAAAGGATTTAGTGTTGTTGCCGATGAAATTAGAAAACTTTCAGAAACATCTTCTTCCCAGTCACATAGTATAAGCGAGCAGCTGAGCGGAATACAGAATTCTATATCAGATGTAGTTTCTGCTTCGGAAGAATCCACAAAGTCTTTTGATTCTGTTGTTGAGGAAATAGAAGCTACAAACCAACTTATGCAGGAAATAAAAAATGCGATGCTTGAGCAGCAGGAAGGTTCTTCGCAGATAAACGAATCTCTTGCGATTATGAGAGACAGTTCCAATGAATTCAAGTCTAAATATGAAACGATGAATGAAAAGAACAAGTCTATTCTTGAAGAGGTATCAAAATTAAAAGAGGCGACTTCTGTAATGAATATCCGAATCTCTGAAATGGAGCAGGATATTTGTTCTGTTTCTGATACTGGAAAGTCTTTGTTTAAAATTTCAAATGATATGAGCGATTCTATAAGGAATATTGGCAGTAGAATTGACGAATTTAAAGTTTGA
- a CDS encoding IMP dehydrogenase, translating into MAYFYEEPSHTFGEYLLIPGYTSAECIPENVSLKTPVVRFNKKSGEKPSLSMNIPLVSAVMQSVSDDKMAIALAKEGGISFIFGSQTIENQAAMVARVKSYKAGFVTSDSNIRPDQTLEEVVSLIEQTGHSTIAVTDDGTAHGKLEGIITERDFRIDHVPANSKVNEYMTPFAKLVTGKDGITLSAANDLIWAHKVNQLPIIDDKNHLVSIVFRKDFDNHETHPNELMDTNHRYIVGAGINTRDYMERVPALLKAGVDILCLDSSEGYSEWQAKALHDIHEKFGKDVKVGAGNVVDREGFMFLAENGADFVKIGIGGGSICITREQKGIGRGQATATIEVAKARDEYYSKTGIYVPICSDGGIVHDYHITLALAMGADFVMLGRYFARFDESPTNKLIINGNYVKEYWGEGSNRARNWQRYDLGGKKGMAFEEGVDSYVPYAGRLHDNVSLSMSKVIHTMCNCGALSIPELQQKAKLTLVSSTTISEGSAHDVTVRNTSIHS; encoded by the coding sequence ATGGCATACTTTTACGAAGAACCGTCTCACACATTCGGTGAGTATCTGTTAATTCCCGGCTACACATCCGCAGAATGCATTCCAGAAAATGTTTCACTGAAAACACCTGTTGTAAGATTCAACAAAAAATCAGGCGAAAAACCTTCGCTTTCAATGAACATTCCTTTGGTAAGCGCAGTCATGCAGTCGGTTTCTGATGACAAAATGGCAATTGCCCTTGCAAAAGAAGGCGGAATCAGCTTTATATTCGGTTCGCAGACAATCGAAAACCAGGCGGCAATGGTTGCGCGCGTAAAATCATACAAAGCAGGATTTGTAACTTCCGACTCAAATATCCGCCCGGATCAGACTCTTGAAGAAGTTGTATCTTTAATAGAACAAACCGGACACAGCACAATCGCCGTAACAGACGACGGAACTGCGCACGGAAAGCTTGAAGGAATTATCACAGAGCGCGACTTTAGAATCGACCATGTTCCTGCAAACTCAAAAGTAAACGAATACATGACGCCATTTGCAAAGCTTGTTACTGGTAAAGACGGAATCACTTTGAGCGCAGCAAACGATTTAATATGGGCGCACAAAGTAAATCAGCTTCCTATAATCGATGACAAAAATCATCTTGTTTCAATTGTATTCAGAAAAGACTTCGACAACCACGAAACTCATCCAAATGAGCTTATGGACACTAACCACAGATACATTGTTGGAGCAGGAATCAACACACGCGACTATATGGAAAGAGTTCCAGCTCTTTTGAAGGCTGGTGTTGACATTTTGTGCCTTGACTCAAGCGAAGGATATTCAGAATGGCAGGCAAAAGCTCTCCACGACATCCACGAAAAATTCGGCAAAGATGTAAAAGTTGGAGCTGGAAACGTTGTTGACCGCGAAGGATTTATGTTCCTTGCAGAAAACGGCGCGGACTTTGTAAAAATCGGAATCGGCGGCGGCTCAATCTGCATTACACGCGAGCAAAAAGGAATTGGACGCGGACAAGCCACAGCTACAATCGAAGTTGCAAAAGCGCGCGATGAATACTACTCAAAGACAGGAATCTACGTTCCAATCTGCTCAGACGGCGGAATCGTTCACGACTACCACATAACACTTGCTCTTGCAATGGGCGCGGATTTTGTAATGCTCGGACGTTACTTTGCAAGATTCGATGAGTCTCCTACAAACAAGCTTATAATCAACGGAAACTACGTAAAGGAATACTGGGGCGAAGGAAGCAACAGGGCGCGCAACTGGCAGCGTTATGACCTCGGCGGAAAAAAGGGAATGGCGTTTGAAGAAGGCGTTGACTCTTATGTTCCTTATGCCGGACGCTTGCACGACAATGTTTCACTTTCAATGAGCAAGGTAATCCACACAATGTGCAACTGCGGCGCGCTTTCAATTCCAGAACTTCAGCAAAAAGCAAAACTTACACTTGTTTCATCTACAACAATCAGCGAAGGAAGCGCGCACGACGTTACAGTACGCAACACTTCTATTCACAGCTGA